In Bradyrhizobium manausense, the sequence TGCGCGGACTTGATGCCAAGCGCGTCCATCAGGCCGACCGTGTCTTTCGCCATGTCGATCAGCTTGTAGGTGGCCGCAACCGGGATCTTCAGGAACCGTAGTTTCAACAGCTCCAGCGGCGTCAGCCGCGCGCCGCCGGTCAGATGGCTGGATTTGCCAATGTCGCGATTGTCGAAGCGGATCACGCGAAAGCCGCGCGCGGCGAGCTGCTCGCAGAACTCATCGTCCCAGTGGATCATCTGCGCCGCGAGCCCCATGATCAGCAGCAGCGGCTCGGCATTGTCGTTGCCGAAAATCTCGTAGCAGATGTCGATACCGTTGGCGCGGATGGTCTGGGGCGGCAGATGGGTGGAAGCGTTCACCGACATGTTCCCTTGCTGGCAGGTCGGAATTGTATCGCATGGTTTGCCGTCACAAAGAAGCCGTGCGTGCGACATCGGGCTGTCGCTTAGCCGTTGACCGCCTCGTCGCAACGGTGTGGTATGGCGGCAAAAGAAGGGCGCAAGAAGCCCTCGTGACCAGGAGGACGCCGATGACCGACAAGATCACCGACCCTGTCGCCCTGTGGCAGAAGATGGTTGGCGAGATGGAAAAGGGCTTCAACTCGTTCGCCACCAAGGCGATGGAGACGCCCGAATTCTCGCAGGCCATGAATCGGGCCGGCGGCGCTGCTGCGGGTGCTCAGAAGCAGTTCGGCGATCTCATGGAGAAATATCTTCTCTCGATGAACTTGCCGAGCCGCGAACAGATGACCGGCATCGCCGAGCGCCTGCAAGCCATCGAGGGACAGATCGGCGAGATCAGATCCATGCTGAACCAGATGTCGGCGGCGTCAGGCGGGTCGCCGATCGATGCGGCACCGCGGCCGCCGCGCACCAAACGTCCGCCATCCGAAGGCGGAGGGCCAAAATGAACGCTCCGACGGGACTTGATTTCGCAGCAATCCCGGAACGCATCCAGGCCGAGGTGCAGCGTGCCATTCAGCGCAGCATCAAGGGCGTCGAATATTTTTCGACCTCCGGTCCGACGCTCGGATTGACCCCGAAAGACGTGCTGCATTCGCGCGGCACGATGAGCCTCTACCACTACCGGCCGATGTCGGACGAGATCTACCGCGTGCCGGTGCTGATCGTGATGGCAACCACCAATCGCGGCTACATTCTCGATCTCGTGCCCGGCCAGAGTTTCATCGAGTTCCTGCTGCGGCGTGGCTATGACGTCTACATGCTCGACTGGAGTGCGCCACGGCCGGAGGAGAGAAGTCTGCGCATGGAGGACTATGTCCTCGACTTCATCCCGGATTGCGTCCGCCGCGTGCAGGCGGATTCGGGCGAGCAGGACGTCTCCGTGATCGGCTATTGCTTCGGCGGCGTGCTGTCGCTGCTCTATGGCTCCATCTTCCCGGACGGGCCGATGAAGAATTTGATCTGCTTCACCACGCCGATCGACTTCCGCGAGATGAAGCTGTTTTCCAACTTCTCCGACCGCCGCTATTTCGACGTCGACCGCCTCGTCGACAGCGTCGGCAACGTGCCGCCGGAGATGATCCTGTCGTCGTTCGAGATGCTGCGCCCGGCCTCGCGCACGGTCAGCCAGATCCAGCTCTGGGAAAACATCTGGAACGACGAGTTCGTCAAATCGTATCGGATGTTCGACCGCTGGGCGACCGACACGCTGCCGCTGGCGGGCGAATATTTCCGCACCATCACCAAGGACCTGATGTGGGACAACAAGCTCTACAACGACACCATGTCGGTCGGCGGCCGCGCCGCAAAGCTCGAGAACATCAAGGTGCCGTTCCTGCATGCGGTCGCCGAGCACGATCACATCGTGCCTTATGACGCAGCAAAACATCTGATCGCGAAGATCGGCTCCACCGACAAGGAAGAGGTGATGCTGAAGGGCGGTCACGTCTCGCTGGTCGCCGGCGCCAACGCGGTGAAGCGGCTGTGGCCGAAACTGGATTCCTGGCTGGGGACAAGATCGACATGACTGAGCAGCGTTCCTATCCGCGTTACGTCAAGACCGACGCGGGCGATATCGAGATCCGCCTGATGTCGCCTGCCGACGAAGCGGCAGTGCTCGCCTTTGGCAAGGGCCTGCCGACCCATGACCTCTTGTTCCTGCCGCGCAACATCAGCGAGCCGAAGGTGCTGTCCGCCTGGGTCAAGGAGATCGAGCGCGGCGCAATTCAGAGCCTGCTCGCGGTCAGGGGTGGCACGGTCGTCGGCTGCGGCACCCTGGTGCGCGACCCGCATTCCTGGTCGCCCCATGTCGGCGAGATCCGCATGGTGGTGTCGCAGGACGTGCGCGGGAAGGGGGTCGGGAAGGCGCTGTCGCAGGAGACCTTCGCGCTCGCGCTCGGAGCGGGGCTGGAAAAGCTCTCGGTCCAGATGACGGTCGACCAGCAGGCGGCGATCGCGCTGTTCGAGAGCCTCGGCTTCAAGGCCGAGGCGCTGTTGCGGGACCATGTCCGGGATGTCGGCGGCAAGACTCACGACATCGTGGTGCTCGGGCACAACATCGCGCAGGTCCAGGCCCAGATGGAGGCCTATGGGCTGCCAGGCGCCGTCCAGCACTAAAAGCGCCGTCCAGCACTAAAAGTGCCATCCAGCACTGAGAGCGCCGTCCAGCACTGGGGTGCCATCGGGGACCAAAAAACTGGAAAACAACCCCATGCACAGTAGGCGAGCCTAAAGGCAGCGGGTCGCCTCCCGCAAGATTATTCACGATTTCGTGATATCGCGATGCAACATGTATATTGCATCGCACAATTAACTGTGTCATATAAGCCGTGCCCCGGGCCATCGAGGACGGGGTGAGCCCATAGCTCAACCCAATGAGGATGGAGAGAACCCCATGACCACCGAAACCAACACCGCTTTCGAGGGCTTCAAAGACGCTTTCAAGAACATCCAGAATCTGGAAGTTCCCGAGGCTGCCCGCGAATTCGTCAAGAAGACCGCCAACACCGCCAAGGACCGTGCTGCCGAGGTGTTCGCTGGCTCCGAGCGCGTGACCGCCGCCGTCGAGAACGCGGTGACCGAGTCCGTCACTGAAGCCGGCAAGATCAGCCGCAACATCCAGCAGGCGATCTACGACGACGCCCAGGCCTTCTTCTCGGGCATCGACAAGCTCGCGTCCGCAAAGTCGTTCAGCGAAGCCGTCGAGATCCAGTCCAGCCTGCTCCGCGCCCGCGGCGAAACGTTCGTCTCGCGCGCCAAGGCGACCAGCGACTATCTCGGCAAGCTCGCTGCCAACGGTGCGAAGTCCGCTCAGGACAACTTTGCTAAGGTCTACAAGACCGCCTGATCTGGCAGCCTGAGACCAAACTGAAATTTGAGGCCCGCTTCGGCGGGCCTTTTGTTTTCAGCGCCGCTGCGGCCGTCATTGCGAGCGTAGCGAAGCAATCCAGAGTCTTTCTACGGAGGCAGACTGGACTGCTTCGCTTCGCTCGCAATGACGAGTACTGTGATGCAGTCATGGACTCATCTGCCAGTTTCTCCTTTGAGACACCTGCCGACGCCGAACGCGCGGCAGAGCTGCGCCGCGTGAAGGCGCTGGCGACGCTGGTGCTGGTCTCGACGCTGGCGCTGTTTGTCGTCGCGAAATGGCTTGTGCCCGTGCATCCCGTGTTCGGTTTCATCGCCGCCTTCGCGGAGGCCGCGACCATCGGCGGGCTCGCCGATTGGTATGCCGTGGTTGCGCTGTTCAAGCGGCCGCTCGGCCTGCCGATCCCGCACACGGCCATTATCCAGAGCAATCAGGCTCGCATCGCCGACAAGCTCGGCGAATTCATACAGGTCCATTTCCTCGAGGCTGGCCCTGTCGAGGCCAAGCTCAGGGAGATCGACTTTGGGTCCTTCGTCGCTGACTGGTTGCGCGACCGCAAGCGCAGCGATGACCTTGCACGCTTTGCGTTGCGCCTGCTGCCGGAGGCCGTCTCTGCGACGGAAAGCTCAGGCCTGATGACTTTCATCATCCGCCGCATGTCCTCGCAGATCCAGGCGATCGACCTCGCGCCGCTCGCGGCCGGCACGCTGCGTGGCTTCGTTGCGGAGGGGCGGCACCAGATCCTGTTCGACGATCTGCTGCGCGTGATGCACGAGACGCTGAATCAGAAAGAGACGATGGCAATGATCCGCGAAAAGGTTCGCGAGGAGTTGCCGACCCTGCTCAGGCTCTATCGCGCCGACAAGTTTCTGGTGAACAAGATCGTCTCGTCTGCCACCGCCTTCTTCAATGAGGTGCGCAGCGACCCCCGGCATCCCTTCCGCGGCGAGTTCGATCGCATGGTGCTGAGCTTCGTCGATCGGCTCGGCACCGACCAGGCCTATATCGACCGCATCGACGGCTTGAAGCGCGATCTCCTGGCGCGGCCCGAGCTTGGCGATCTCGCCCGCACCGTCTGGGCTAACGCGCGCTCGTTCATCGAACGCAGCGCGAGCGGCGAGACGCAGGTGCTGCA encodes:
- a CDS encoding PHA/PHB synthase family protein produces the protein MNAPTGLDFAAIPERIQAEVQRAIQRSIKGVEYFSTSGPTLGLTPKDVLHSRGTMSLYHYRPMSDEIYRVPVLIVMATTNRGYILDLVPGQSFIEFLLRRGYDVYMLDWSAPRPEERSLRMEDYVLDFIPDCVRRVQADSGEQDVSVIGYCFGGVLSLLYGSIFPDGPMKNLICFTTPIDFREMKLFSNFSDRRYFDVDRLVDSVGNVPPEMILSSFEMLRPASRTVSQIQLWENIWNDEFVKSYRMFDRWATDTLPLAGEYFRTITKDLMWDNKLYNDTMSVGGRAAKLENIKVPFLHAVAEHDHIVPYDAAKHLIAKIGSTDKEEVMLKGGHVSLVAGANAVKRLWPKLDSWLGTRST
- a CDS encoding DUF445 domain-containing protein — its product is MDSSASFSFETPADAERAAELRRVKALATLVLVSTLALFVVAKWLVPVHPVFGFIAAFAEAATIGGLADWYAVVALFKRPLGLPIPHTAIIQSNQARIADKLGEFIQVHFLEAGPVEAKLREIDFGSFVADWLRDRKRSDDLARFALRLLPEAVSATESSGLMTFIIRRMSSQIQAIDLAPLAAGTLRGFVAEGRHQILFDDLLRVMHETLNQKETMAMIREKVREELPTLLRLYRADKFLVNKIVSSATAFFNEVRSDPRHPFRGEFDRMVLSFVDRLGTDQAYIDRIDGLKRDLLARPELGDLARTVWANARSFIERSASGETQVLQHHLAGMFVSAGDALAGDAELRGEINKGLVTVLRSFVADQKSGVSTFISDQVKAWDMAQLISLIEINIGRDLQYIRFNGSLIGGLAGLTLYSVEFLLRLL
- a CDS encoding phasin, which codes for MTTETNTAFEGFKDAFKNIQNLEVPEAAREFVKKTANTAKDRAAEVFAGSERVTAAVENAVTESVTEAGKISRNIQQAIYDDAQAFFSGIDKLASAKSFSEAVEIQSSLLRARGETFVSRAKATSDYLGKLAANGAKSAQDNFAKVYKTA
- a CDS encoding GNAT family N-acetyltransferase; this encodes MTEQRSYPRYVKTDAGDIEIRLMSPADEAAVLAFGKGLPTHDLLFLPRNISEPKVLSAWVKEIERGAIQSLLAVRGGTVVGCGTLVRDPHSWSPHVGEIRMVVSQDVRGKGVGKALSQETFALALGAGLEKLSVQMTVDQQAAIALFESLGFKAEALLRDHVRDVGGKTHDIVVLGHNIAQVQAQMEAYGLPGAVQH